A region of Lycium barbarum isolate Lr01 chromosome 1, ASM1917538v2, whole genome shotgun sequence DNA encodes the following proteins:
- the LOC132630142 gene encoding prohibitin-1, mitochondrial, whose amino-acid sequence MNLNNVKVPNMPGGGAASALIKLGVIAGLGVYGVSNSLYNVEGGHRAIVFNRIIGVKDKVYPEGTHFMIPWFERPVIYDVRARPHLVESTSGSRDLQMVKIGLRVLTRPVPDQLPTVYRTLGENYNERVLPSIIHETLKAVVAQYNASQLITQRENVSREIRKILTQRAANFNIALDDVSITSLTFGKEFTAAIEAKQVAAQEAERAKFVVEKAEQDKRSAVIRAQGEAKSAQLIGQAIANNPAFITLRKIEAAREIAQTISHAANKVYLSADDLLLNLQDLNLDTARK is encoded by the exons ATGAATCTCAACAATGTTAAGGTTCCCAATATGCCTGGTGGTGGTGCAGCTTCTGCTTTGATCAAGTTGGGAGTTATTGCTGGTCTTGGTGTGTATGGAGTTTCCAACAGTCTCTACAATGTTGAGGGTGGGCATCGTGCCATTGTTTTCAACCGTATTATTGGTGTTAAAGATAAG GTTTATCCAGAAGGGACCCACTTCATGATTCCTTGGTTTGAAAGACCAGTCATATATGATGTCCGTGCACGCCCCCATCTTGTTGAGAGCACTTCTGGAAGTCGTGATCTTCAGATG GTAAAAATTGGTCTTAGGGTTCTCACTCGTCCAGTTCCGGACCAACTACCCACTGTTTACCGAACTCTTGGTGAAAACTACAATGAAAGGGTCCTACCTTCAATTATTCATGAAACTTTGAAAGCTGTGGTTGCCCAGTACAATGCTAGCCAGCTCATCACCCAGAGAGAG AATGTTAGCAGAGAAATAAGGAAGATTTTGACACAAAGGGCAGCCAACTTCAACATTGCTTTAGATGATGTATCCATAACAAGCCTGACTTTTGGAAAAGAATTTACAGCTGCAATTGAAGCAAAACAAGTGGCTGCTCAAGAAGCCGAGAGGGCAAAGTTTGTTGTGGAAAAAGCTGAGCAAGATAAGCGAAGTGCTGTTATCAGAGCTCAG GGAGAGGCTAAGAGTGCCCAGCTTATTGGACAAGCTATTGCCAACAATCCAGCATTTATCACGCTCAGGAAAATTGAAGCAGCCAGAGAAATTGCCCAGACCATCTCACATGCGGCAAACAAGGTGTACTTGAGTGCCGATGATCTGTTGCTCAACCTTCAGGACTTGAACTTGGACACTGCACGAAAGTGA
- the LOC132611844 gene encoding glucan endo-1,3-beta-glucosidase 4-like, whose product MEKQNLFFCFLVFLSFTSFCQGNIGAKLYCVANEWASDDTLLEYLDHLPYKYVKDLEPGKPCYLPFTARSHASYALNLVYRKTYKCPPHLGVKTFVNPSYGRCKYP is encoded by the exons ATGGAAAAGCAAAATTTATTTTTCTGCTTCCTTGTATTTTTATCCTTCACAAGTTTTTGTCAG GGAAATATTGGAGCTAAGTTGTACTGTGTGGCAAATGAATGGGCGAGTGATGATACACTTTTGGAATATTTGGATCACTTACCTTACAAATATGTTAAGGACTTAGAACCTGGAAAACCTTGTTACTTGCCTTTTACCGCTCGTAGCCATGCTTCCTATGCTCTTAACCTTGTTTATAGGAAAACTTACAAGTGTCCTCCTCATTTGGGTGTTAAGACATTTGTTAATCCTT CTTATGGAAGATGCAAATATCCATAA
- the LOC132611084 gene encoding glucan endo-1,3-beta-D-glucosidase-like, with amino-acid sequence MAKQNLFLCFLVFLSFTRFCQGNTGRPKVWCVADDTASDDILMDFFDRVPTKYLENIAPGKPCFLPFTTRSLASYVLNLVYRKTGKCPPHLGEKTPIDPSYGNCKYP; translated from the exons ATGGCAAAGCAAAATTTATTTTTGTGCTTCCTTGTGTTTTTGTCCTTCACGAGGTTTTGTCAG GGAAATACTGGAAGGCCTAAGGTGTGGTGTGTGGCAGATGATACGGCAAGTGATGATATACTTATGGATTTTTTTGATAGGGTACCTACCAAATATCTTGAGAACATAGCACCTGGAAAACCTTgtttcttgccttttaccactcgtAGCCTTGCTTCCTATGTTCTTAACCTTGTTTATAGGAAAACTGGCAAGTGTCCTCCTCATCTGGGCGAAAAGACACCAATTGATCCTT CTTATGGAAACTGCAAATATCCATAG